From the Aquitalea magnusonii genome, one window contains:
- a CDS encoding sensor histidine kinase codes for MYPHRQPSTVFVIPDFRNLGVMLRILLSLNLLLLCCALFQSDADPLLLRILSRASWAEPSMLLSLGLLGLLSPWLSRQRYASTVVASISMLCVVVQDRLLNPLELPRLDRPLLAALLALLLLHYFSLRQRALSPALGEARLAALQARIRPHFLFNSLNAAITLIRSRPDKAEMVLENLADLFRAQMADPGRTSTLAREIELARMYLAIESERLGERLHVHWNIEAALDAGLPPLLLQPLVENAVHHGVERCGQGGEIRVRAEIKGGQLLLSVSNPLSAEQDSPHQGNRMALDNLRERLALFYDAEASLQVAQADGQYHTMIRLPYQPADPAGQNPFPR; via the coding sequence ATGTACCCACACCGTCAGCCAAGCACTGTTTTTGTCATCCCGGACTTTCGCAATCTGGGCGTGATGTTGCGCATTCTGCTGTCGCTCAACCTGCTGCTGCTGTGCTGTGCTCTGTTCCAGAGCGATGCAGACCCCTTGCTGCTGCGCATCCTGAGCCGTGCCAGTTGGGCCGAGCCATCCATGCTGCTCAGCCTGGGTCTGCTCGGACTGCTGTCACCCTGGTTGTCACGCCAGCGCTATGCCAGCACCGTGGTGGCCAGCATCAGCATGCTGTGCGTGGTGGTACAGGACCGATTGCTCAATCCGCTGGAGCTGCCCCGGCTGGACCGCCCGCTGCTGGCAGCCCTGCTGGCCTTGCTGCTGCTGCATTACTTCAGCCTGCGCCAGCGCGCGCTGTCCCCTGCACTGGGCGAGGCACGGCTGGCGGCGCTGCAGGCGCGCATCCGCCCCCACTTCCTGTTCAACAGCCTGAATGCGGCCATTACGCTGATCCGCTCCCGGCCGGACAAGGCGGAAATGGTGCTGGAGAACCTGGCCGACCTGTTCCGCGCCCAGATGGCCGACCCTGGCAGAACCTCCACGCTGGCGCGGGAAATCGAGCTGGCGCGCATGTACCTGGCCATCGAAAGCGAGCGGCTGGGAGAGCGTCTGCACGTACATTGGAACATCGAGGCGGCGCTGGATGCCGGCCTGCCGCCGCTGCTGCTGCAACCGCTGGTGGAAAACGCCGTGCATCATGGGGTGGAACGTTGCGGCCAGGGAGGGGAAATCCGGGTGCGGGCAGAGATAAAGGGCGGGCAATTGCTGCTGAGCGTCAGCAACCCCTTGTCCGCGGAACAGGACAGCCCCCATCAGGGCAATCGCATGGCGCTGGATAATCTGCGTGAGCGGCTGGCGCTGTTTTACGATGCAGAAGCCTCGCTGCAGGTGGCCCAGGCCGATGGCCAGTACCACACCATGATCCGCCTGCCCTACCAGCCGGCCGACCCGGCAGGGCAGAACCCTTTTCCCCGCTAG
- a CDS encoding TMEM175 family protein yields the protein MGKNRLEAFSDGVIAIIITIMVLELKVPHDTSLAALTALWPVFLSYLLSFVYVGIYWNNHHHFYHVVRQVDGRVLWANLHLLFWLSLLPFVTGWMGENHMAALPVALYGVVLLMSALAWYVMQRTLLCVPGNREVLSRALGRDRKGRLSPWLYLAGIGLSFYQSWLGAGIYGLLALWWLVPDRRMEQAASQQH from the coding sequence ATGGGCAAGAACCGGCTAGAAGCCTTCAGCGATGGGGTGATCGCCATCATCATCACCATCATGGTGCTGGAGTTGAAAGTCCCGCACGATACCAGTCTGGCGGCATTGACCGCCTTGTGGCCGGTGTTCCTCAGCTATCTGCTCAGCTTTGTCTACGTGGGCATTTACTGGAACAACCACCACCATTTCTATCATGTGGTGCGCCAGGTGGACGGCCGGGTGCTGTGGGCCAATCTGCACCTGCTGTTCTGGTTGTCGCTGCTGCCCTTTGTCACCGGCTGGATGGGTGAAAACCACATGGCGGCGCTGCCGGTGGCGCTGTATGGCGTGGTGCTGCTGATGTCCGCCCTGGCCTGGTATGTGATGCAGCGTACCTTGCTGTGCGTGCCGGGCAACCGCGAAGTGTTGAGCCGGGCATTGGGCCGCGACCGCAAGGGCAGGCTGTCGCCCTGGCTGTACCTGGCAGGCATCGGACTGTCGTTTTACCAAAGCTGGCTGGGCGCTGGTATCTACGGCCTGCTGGCGCTGTGGTGGCTGGTGCCGGACCGGCGCATGGAACAGGCGGCCAGCCAGCAACATTGA
- the ppc gene encoding phosphoenolpyruvate carboxylase, whose product MTELDKDLPLRADLARLDRLLGEVLHAQEGPQVYQEVKAIAARTPEQRALPLPDTLSPKATTALVRACGLYAQLFNIAEDLHHTRRRRAHQIAGSRPQQGSLNRALARLKEEGVSFAQLSDTLQDAYVGAILTAHPTEVQRQSVLDGHRAVRKFLSLLGSPDLTPEEETELDGKLKRVILSLWQTSEIRHFKLSVEDEIKNGVAYHPMTFFSALPRLYDRLGKEVTAAWGQTPTLPPFIRVGSWIGGDRDGNPNVNATVLRHAFTLQATQAFEHYLSELASLYRELSLSQRHVSVSPALQALSDQTPDNKESREQEPYRRALATIESRLLGKAAELGLAVRGRWPAGEAYRDTAAFQADLATVADSLIAHGSDLLADGRLARLRRAVEVFGFFLMPVDLRQFAGMHEAVVSELFSSAGLEHYPALDEAARIRVLLRELATPRLLYSPYQQYSADTEKELAIFREAALIQQQFGTEAISQSIISNCASVSDILALALILKESGLIRLENGLPVSTINVVPLFETIADLVAATDIMDTLFALPWYQLLLKSRGMLQEVMLGYSDSNKDGGYLTSQWELYKAEQRLVQSFDKAGVKLRLFHGRGGSVGRGGGPSFEAIMAQPAGSVAGRIRITEQGEVIASKYSDPDIGTRNLEALVAATLEASLTTHPSCEADGEVFDELSEAAFKAYRQLVETEGFMQYFLEATPINAIAKLNIGSRPASRKSLASIKDLRAIPWVFSWSQSRVMLPGWFGFGSAVAGFIARHGDEGLARLQGLYRTSPFFQVILSNMEQVLAKADLGIARRFAALVSDRALADKLFGQIEAEWQKTHDAFFAISGQSRLLEQNPTLHRSLETRLPYLDALNLLQADLLQRLRANPDDAEALYAIHLTINGTSAGLRNSG is encoded by the coding sequence ATGACGGAGCTGGACAAGGATCTTCCCCTACGTGCCGACCTGGCGCGGCTGGACCGCCTCTTGGGCGAAGTGTTGCATGCCCAGGAAGGACCGCAGGTATATCAGGAGGTAAAGGCCATTGCGGCACGTACCCCGGAGCAACGCGCATTGCCGCTGCCGGATACCTTGTCGCCCAAGGCGACAACGGCGCTGGTACGCGCCTGTGGCCTGTATGCGCAGTTGTTCAATATTGCGGAAGACCTGCACCACACCCGTCGTCGTCGTGCGCACCAGATTGCCGGTTCGCGCCCGCAGCAAGGCAGCCTGAACCGTGCGCTGGCACGGCTGAAGGAAGAAGGCGTCAGCTTTGCCCAGCTTTCCGACACCCTGCAGGACGCCTATGTCGGTGCCATCCTTACCGCCCACCCCACCGAAGTGCAGCGCCAGAGCGTGCTGGACGGCCACCGTGCGGTGCGCAAATTCCTCAGCCTGCTGGGCTCGCCGGACCTGACCCCGGAAGAAGAAACCGAACTGGATGGCAAGCTCAAGCGGGTGATCCTGTCGTTGTGGCAGACCTCGGAAATCCGCCATTTCAAGCTGTCGGTGGAAGACGAAATCAAGAACGGCGTGGCCTACCACCCGATGACCTTCTTCTCCGCCCTGCCGCGGCTGTACGACCGTCTGGGCAAGGAAGTGACCGCCGCCTGGGGGCAAACGCCTACCCTGCCGCCTTTCATTCGCGTCGGTAGCTGGATTGGTGGCGACCGTGACGGCAACCCCAATGTCAACGCCACCGTGTTGCGTCATGCCTTTACCCTGCAAGCCACCCAGGCCTTCGAGCACTACCTGTCCGAGCTGGCGTCGCTATACCGCGAACTGTCGCTGTCTCAGCGCCATGTCAGCGTGAGCCCGGCCTTGCAGGCCCTGTCCGACCAGACGCCGGACAACAAGGAAAGCCGCGAGCAGGAACCCTATCGCCGCGCGCTGGCCACCATTGAATCCCGTCTGCTGGGCAAGGCCGCCGAGCTGGGCCTGGCGGTACGTGGCCGCTGGCCGGCAGGTGAGGCTTACCGCGATACTGCCGCCTTCCAGGCCGATCTTGCCACCGTGGCGGACTCGCTGATTGCCCATGGCAGCGACTTGCTGGCCGATGGCCGCCTGGCACGCCTGCGCCGCGCGGTGGAAGTGTTCGGCTTCTTCCTGATGCCGGTGGACCTGCGCCAGTTTGCCGGCATGCACGAAGCGGTGGTGAGCGAACTGTTTTCCAGTGCCGGACTGGAACATTACCCGGCGCTGGACGAAGCCGCGCGCATCCGCGTATTGCTGCGCGAACTGGCCACCCCGCGCCTGCTGTACTCGCCGTATCAGCAGTACAGCGCCGATACCGAAAAAGAGCTGGCCATCTTCCGCGAAGCCGCGCTGATCCAGCAGCAGTTCGGCACCGAGGCCATCAGCCAGAGCATCATTTCCAACTGCGCCTCGGTCAGCGACATCCTGGCGCTGGCGCTGATCCTGAAGGAAAGCGGCCTGATCCGGTTGGAAAACGGCCTGCCGGTGTCCACCATCAACGTGGTGCCGCTGTTCGAAACCATTGCCGACCTGGTGGCCGCCACCGACATCATGGACACGCTGTTTGCGCTGCCGTGGTACCAGTTGCTGCTCAAGAGCCGCGGCATGTTGCAAGAAGTGATGCTGGGCTACTCCGACAGCAACAAGGACGGCGGCTATCTCACCAGCCAGTGGGAGCTGTACAAGGCGGAACAGCGTCTGGTGCAGAGCTTTGACAAGGCCGGGGTCAAGCTGCGTCTGTTCCACGGCCGTGGCGGTTCGGTCGGCCGTGGTGGCGGCCCGTCCTTCGAAGCCATCATGGCGCAGCCGGCGGGCAGCGTGGCCGGACGCATCCGCATTACCGAGCAGGGCGAGGTGATTGCCTCCAAGTATTCCGACCCGGACATCGGCACCCGCAACCTGGAAGCGCTGGTGGCCGCCACGCTGGAAGCCAGCCTCACCACCCACCCCAGTTGCGAGGCAGATGGCGAAGTATTCGACGAGCTGTCCGAAGCCGCCTTCAAGGCCTATCGCCAACTGGTGGAAACCGAAGGCTTCATGCAGTACTTCCTGGAGGCCACGCCGATCAATGCCATTGCCAAGCTCAACATCGGCAGCCGCCCGGCTTCACGCAAGAGCCTGGCATCCATCAAGGACCTGCGCGCCATTCCCTGGGTGTTCTCCTGGTCGCAATCGCGGGTGATGCTGCCCGGCTGGTTCGGTTTCGGCTCGGCCGTGGCCGGTTTCATTGCCCGTCATGGCGATGAAGGCCTGGCCCGTCTGCAAGGGCTGTATCGCACATCGCCCTTCTTCCAGGTGATTCTGTCCAATATGGAACAGGTGCTGGCCAAGGCCGACCTGGGCATTGCGCGCCGTTTTGCCGCGCTGGTGTCCGACCGGGCGCTGGCGGACAAGCTGTTTGGCCAGATTGAAGCGGAATGGCAGAAGACGCACGATGCTTTCTTTGCCATCAGCGGCCAGAGCCGCCTGCTGGAACAGAACCCCACCCTGCACCGCAGCCTGGAAACCCGCCTGCCGTATCTGGACGCGCTCAACCTGCTGCAGGCCGACCTGCTGCAACGCCTGCGTGCCAACCCGGACGATGCCGAGGCGCTGTACGCCATTCACCTCACCATCAACGGTACGTCGGCTGGTTTGCGTAATAGCGGCTGA
- the hemC gene encoding hydroxymethylbilane synthase, whose product MDKIVIASRESRLAMWQAEHIQARLQALYPHLTVEILGMTTQGDQILDKTLSKIGGKGLFVKELEVALAEGRADLAVHSIKDVPMVLPEGFALAAICEREDPRDAFVSNKYASLAELPAGSVVGTSSLRRESQLRARYPQLVIKPLRGNVQTRLRKLDEGEYDAIILAAAGLKRLELHDRIRAELAPSESLPAAGQGALGIEIRADRADMLALLQPLNHPDTHACVSAERALARELGGSCQVPLGAFATLTDDVLTLGGFVAHPDGSVMLTATASAPRQYADSLGRAVAKRLLDDGAKPLIDAVLKDQA is encoded by the coding sequence ATGGACAAGATCGTCATTGCCAGCCGCGAAAGCCGCCTGGCCATGTGGCAGGCCGAACACATCCAGGCCCGCCTGCAAGCGCTGTACCCGCACCTTACCGTCGAGATTCTGGGCATGACCACCCAGGGCGACCAGATTCTGGACAAGACCCTGTCCAAGATCGGCGGCAAGGGCCTGTTCGTGAAAGAGCTGGAAGTTGCCCTGGCCGAAGGCCGTGCCGACCTTGCCGTACACTCCATCAAGGACGTGCCGATGGTGCTGCCGGAGGGCTTTGCCCTGGCCGCCATCTGCGAACGCGAAGACCCGCGCGATGCTTTTGTTTCCAACAAATATGCCAGCCTGGCCGAGCTGCCGGCAGGTAGCGTGGTGGGCACCTCCAGCCTGCGCCGCGAATCGCAACTGCGCGCCCGCTATCCGCAACTGGTGATCAAACCGTTGCGCGGCAATGTGCAAACCCGCTTGCGCAAGCTGGACGAGGGCGAGTACGACGCCATCATTCTGGCTGCCGCCGGCCTGAAGCGCTTGGAACTACACGACCGGATTCGCGCAGAACTCGCCCCGTCCGAAAGCCTGCCAGCGGCAGGTCAAGGTGCGCTGGGCATTGAAATCCGCGCCGACCGCGCCGACATGCTGGCGCTGCTGCAACCCTTGAACCACCCGGACACCCACGCCTGTGTCAGCGCGGAACGTGCGCTGGCGCGCGAGCTGGGCGGCAGCTGCCAGGTGCCGCTGGGTGCGTTTGCCACCCTCACCGATGATGTGCTCACCCTGGGCGGCTTTGTGGCCCATCCGGATGGCTCGGTCATGCTGACCGCCACCGCCAGTGCGCCGCGCCAGTATGCCGACTCGCTGGGCCGCGCCGTGGCCAAGCGTCTGCTGGACGATGGTGCCAAGCCGCTGATCGACGCCGTACTGAAAGACCAGGCATGA
- a CDS encoding uroporphyrinogen-III synthase, translating into MTTAGRRILVARPAAQSGRLLTLLADASWQGQPFPVMDIQPLPDALAHLPQQAALADWLFFVSPSAIDIAWPVLQQQPRNARLACVGQASARRLARLSGQDILFPTAGSDSEALLALPQLADVAGQRWLIVRGLGGRALLADTLRQRGADVTLAEVYQRVDGTPDWALLDNGLPDAMVITSSEMVEQLFRLAGPARAGTLQCLLYCVPHPRIAQRLQALGASRIVTTRADDEALVAGLREWFCRHP; encoded by the coding sequence ATGACAACAGCCGGCCGCCGCATCCTGGTGGCCAGACCGGCCGCACAAAGCGGCCGTTTGCTGACCCTGCTGGCCGATGCTAGCTGGCAGGGGCAGCCCTTTCCGGTGATGGATATCCAGCCTCTTCCTGATGCGCTGGCACACTTGCCACAACAAGCCGCACTGGCGGACTGGCTGTTTTTTGTCAGCCCCAGCGCCATCGACATCGCCTGGCCGGTGCTGCAACAACAGCCGCGCAATGCCCGGCTGGCGTGCGTGGGCCAGGCCAGCGCACGCCGCCTGGCCAGGCTCAGCGGGCAGGACATCCTGTTTCCCACTGCCGGCAGCGACAGCGAAGCCTTGCTGGCCCTGCCCCAGTTGGCCGATGTTGCCGGCCAGCGCTGGTTGATCGTACGTGGCCTTGGCGGTCGCGCCCTGCTGGCCGATACCCTGCGCCAGCGCGGAGCCGATGTGACACTGGCCGAGGTCTACCAGCGGGTAGACGGCACGCCGGACTGGGCCTTGCTGGATAATGGCTTGCCCGACGCCATGGTGATCACTTCCAGCGAAATGGTGGAGCAATTGTTCAGACTGGCTGGTCCGGCAAGAGCCGGGACGTTACAATGCCTTTTGTATTGTGTGCCGCACCCGCGCATTGCCCAACGATTGCAGGCACTGGGCGCGTCACGCATCGTGACAACCCGGGCCGATGACGAAGCGCTCGTCGCCGGCCTCAGAGAATGGTTCTGCCGTCACCCATGA
- a CDS encoding DMT family transporter yields the protein MPAQHPLHQRYPFLPDLLLLLVAMVWGSSYGLAKQALLFYPVLGLLALRFGLTFILLLPAQRALADAAVRRATLQAALPLGLGLLAIFLCETYGVAHTSAANAAFLISLCLVLTPFAEWLLLGQIPSCDALLAAAVSLFGAWLLSGAAQLQLNAGDGLMLLAAVLRAAVTCLTRRLTADKPVATLALTGLQSLVICLSCLLLASMQGGLPPLPTALAFWGNTLYLVLFCTLFAFFAMNYALRHSSATRVALLTGSEPVFGAAFAVLWLGESLSVANWLGGGLMVAASMWAVRPRRRLPLARA from the coding sequence ATGCCCGCCCAGCACCCCTTGCATCAACGTTATCCCTTCCTGCCGGATCTGCTCCTGCTGCTGGTGGCCATGGTATGGGGCAGCAGCTATGGCCTGGCCAAGCAGGCCTTGCTGTTTTATCCCGTCCTCGGCCTGCTGGCGCTGCGCTTCGGCCTGACCTTCATCCTGCTGCTGCCCGCCCAGCGGGCACTGGCAGATGCCGCCGTCCGGCGGGCGACCCTTCAGGCGGCACTGCCATTGGGGCTGGGACTATTGGCGATCTTCCTGTGTGAAACCTATGGCGTGGCGCACACCAGCGCCGCCAATGCCGCCTTCCTGATCAGCCTGTGCCTGGTGCTGACACCATTTGCCGAATGGCTGCTGCTAGGGCAAATACCCTCTTGCGATGCACTGCTGGCGGCAGCCGTTTCCCTGTTTGGAGCCTGGCTGCTCAGCGGGGCGGCACAACTGCAGCTCAACGCGGGCGATGGGCTGATGCTGCTGGCCGCCGTGCTGCGTGCGGCGGTCACCTGTCTGACCCGCAGGCTGACTGCCGATAAACCCGTGGCCACGCTGGCGCTGACCGGCCTGCAAAGCCTGGTGATCTGCCTCTCTTGCCTGCTGCTGGCCAGCATGCAAGGGGGCTTGCCGCCGCTGCCCACCGCACTGGCCTTCTGGGGCAATACCCTTTATCTGGTGTTGTTCTGCACCCTGTTTGCCTTTTTTGCCATGAACTATGCCTTGCGCCACAGCAGTGCTACCCGTGTCGCCCTGCTGACCGGCAGCGAGCCGGTGTTTGGTGCCGCCTTTGCCGTATTGTGGCTGGGGGAATCGCTATCCGTGGCCAACTGGCTGGGCGGTGGCCTGATGGTGGCCGCCAGCATGTGGGCGGTGCGTCCGCGCCGCCGCTTGCCACTCGCCCGCGCCTGA
- a CDS encoding FkbM family methyltransferase, producing the protein MKNIPRPAPFMLLSTNHGSMIVNRNDFAPSDGESYGVGYQLMTQSGYEQEEVDFVLALLASCLRDRGEGVLAIDCGANIGVHTIEMARFMYTWGHVVAFEAQEKIYYALCGNIALNNCLNVNALNSAVGEHCGQIDIPEPDYLRPGSFGSVELQQSASNEFIGQALDYQHRTIRIDLISLDSLGLQRIDFIKIDVEGMEEQVLRGAEQSIRRCRPLIFMEIIKSDMTVIRPWLEALGYRLYPAGVNVLAVHQDDALIPHLKNEGGRLQLV; encoded by the coding sequence ATGAAAAACATTCCGCGCCCCGCGCCCTTCATGCTGTTGTCTACCAATCACGGCAGCATGATCGTCAACCGCAACGACTTTGCCCCGTCCGATGGTGAATCCTATGGCGTGGGCTATCAGCTGATGACGCAAAGCGGCTACGAGCAGGAGGAGGTGGACTTTGTGCTGGCCTTGCTGGCCAGCTGCCTGCGCGACCGGGGTGAGGGTGTGCTGGCCATCGACTGCGGTGCCAATATCGGGGTGCATACCATCGAGATGGCCCGTTTCATGTACACCTGGGGCCATGTGGTGGCCTTCGAGGCGCAGGAGAAAATCTACTACGCCTTGTGCGGCAATATCGCCCTCAACAACTGCCTGAACGTGAATGCGCTCAACTCCGCCGTGGGCGAGCACTGCGGGCAGATCGACATTCCGGAACCGGACTACCTGCGCCCCGGCTCTTTTGGCAGCGTGGAATTGCAGCAGTCGGCCAGCAATGAATTCATCGGCCAGGCGCTGGACTACCAGCACCGCACCATCCGCATCGACCTGATCAGCCTGGATTCGCTCGGCCTTCAACGCATCGACTTCATCAAGATCGACGTGGAAGGCATGGAAGAACAGGTGCTGCGCGGGGCCGAACAGTCCATCCGCCGCTGCCGTCCGCTGATTTTCATGGAAATCATCAAGTCGGACATGACGGTCATCCGCCCCTGGCTGGAGGCGCTGGGCTACCGGCTGTACCCGGCTGGCGTCAATGTGCTGGCGGTGCATCAGGATGACGCACTGATTCCGCACCTGAAAAACGAAGGCGGTCGCCTGCAGTTGGTTTGA